A portion of the Sulfuriferula sp. AH1 genome contains these proteins:
- a CDS encoding RNA polymerase factor sigma-54 — protein sequence MKQGLQLKLSQHLTLTPQLQQSIRLLQLSTLELNQELELMVQENPLLERVDAIDDSSMRSPEYEPSVAGSTETTVDAPVETAPRELAELDWNESANYGSGDDNDDDDFEPQTSSQDVISLRDHLAWQLNLTPLLERDKRLVLLLIDALNESGYLTQSLEDIAEMLPDELEVDMDELQIALKHLQNLEPTGVGARNLAECLALQLQTLPKCTPHLALAQRIVEHDLAALGAHDYAGLKRKLHCDDEALRAARELITHLNPRPGEAFGASDTRYIIPDVIVKKVKGLWVASLNPDAMPKLRINQLYADILSRNRDVNHQQLAGQLQEAKWLIKNIMQRFDTILRVTQSIVDRQRHFFEHGEVAMRPLVLREIAEVVELHESTVSRVTTQKFMMTPRGIFELKYFFGSHVNTDAGGACSATAIRALIKQLISAENTRKPLSDGQIAEVLGQQGIVVARRTIAKYRESMQIPPANQRKAL from the coding sequence ATGAAACAGGGTTTACAACTTAAACTATCCCAGCACCTCACGCTGACGCCGCAATTGCAGCAATCCATCCGTTTGCTGCAATTGTCGACGCTTGAGCTCAATCAGGAACTGGAGCTGATGGTGCAAGAGAACCCGCTGCTCGAGCGGGTGGATGCGATCGACGATAGCAGCATGCGCAGCCCTGAGTATGAGCCGAGCGTAGCCGGCAGCACGGAGACGACTGTGGATGCCCCGGTTGAAACCGCCCCGCGGGAACTGGCCGAGCTGGACTGGAACGAGTCTGCCAATTACGGTTCCGGCGATGACAATGATGACGATGATTTTGAACCGCAGACATCGTCGCAAGACGTTATCAGTCTACGCGATCATCTGGCCTGGCAGCTCAATCTCACCCCGTTGCTGGAGCGCGATAAGCGTCTGGTTCTGCTGCTGATCGATGCCCTGAATGAAAGCGGGTATCTTACCCAGAGCCTGGAAGACATTGCGGAAATGTTGCCGGATGAGCTGGAAGTGGATATGGATGAGCTGCAAATTGCACTCAAGCATTTGCAGAATCTTGAGCCAACGGGCGTCGGTGCGCGTAACCTCGCAGAATGCCTGGCATTGCAGCTGCAGACCCTGCCGAAATGCACTCCACATCTGGCGTTGGCGCAGCGTATCGTTGAACATGATCTTGCGGCGCTGGGCGCGCATGATTATGCAGGACTGAAGCGCAAGTTGCATTGTGATGACGAGGCGTTGCGTGCCGCCCGCGAGCTGATTACCCATCTCAATCCGCGTCCTGGCGAGGCGTTTGGCGCATCCGATACGCGTTATATCATTCCCGATGTGATCGTCAAGAAAGTCAAAGGCTTATGGGTAGCCAGTCTTAACCCGGATGCCATGCCCAAATTGCGCATCAATCAACTGTATGCAGACATTCTGTCGCGCAATCGCGATGTCAATCACCAGCAGCTGGCCGGGCAATTGCAGGAAGCGAAATGGCTGATCAAGAACATCATGCAGCGTTTCGATACCATATTGCGGGTGACGCAGAGTATCGTCGACAGGCAGCGCCATTTCTTCGAACATGGCGAAGTGGCGATGCGTCCGCTGGTATTGCGTGAAATCGCCGAAGTCGTGGAATTGCACGAATCCACGGTATCGCGCGTGACCACCCAGAAATTCATGATGACCCCGCGCGGAATCTTTGAATTGAAATACTTTTTTGGCAGTCATGTGAATACTGACGCCGGCGGGGCTTGCTCGGCGACTGCAATTCGTGCGTTAATTAAGCAACTGATCAGTGCGGAAAACACCAGGAAACCTTTATCCGACGGGCAAATTGCTGAGGTTCTCGGTCAGCAAGGTATCGTAGTAGCGCGTCGAACGATTGCAAAATACCGTGAATCCATGCAAATTCCGCCCGCCAACCAGCGCAAAGCGCTATAA
- a CDS encoding monovalent cation:proton antiporter family protein: MHSTLSLVILLLAAAVVVSALFRAWQLPSMLGFLLVGILMGPHTLNWLPDSPETRHLAEFGVVFLMFSIGLEFSLPKLKAIRTTVFGFGGAQVLSFILLVILIATSVGLPWTAGLALGGALAMSSTAIVSKMLAERLALQSEHGRQMIAVLLFQDLAVVPLLILTPTLASGGAQLWESLMIAGAKAILVLILLLFVGQKLMRPWFSWVAGHKSSELFMLNVLLITLGLAYLTDQAGLSLALGAFLAGMLISETEFRYQVEDDIKPFRDVLLGLFFITIGMLLDLHEVWHHWIWVSITLIALILSKTAIVWSIGRAFGNESPVATRTALGLAQAGEFGFVLLAQAGGLGLIGGTPLQIVLAAMVLSMMLAPIIIQNTDALTRRLCGAEWAGRARDLHDIAIKSMGADGHLIVCGYGRSGQSLARLLESEDIAYIALDADPSRVKAASAAGETVVFGDASRREVLMAAGLNRARGMVVTFADLHAAMKILSLVQEIRPDLPVIVRTLDETDLDTLKQAGAAAVVPEVLEGSLMLASHALLLLGVPLSRVLKKLRNVREQRYGLLRGFFRGATDEDAQLNETAQPRLLSVLITEQAAAAGKTIEQTGLAELGVEVLVVRRRNIRGLDPQPDMQILAGDVLVLRGIPENLATAEIQLLQG, from the coding sequence ATGCACTCTACTCTTAGCCTCGTCATCCTGTTATTGGCCGCTGCCGTCGTGGTATCGGCGCTGTTTCGCGCCTGGCAATTGCCATCCATGCTGGGTTTCCTGCTGGTCGGCATTTTAATGGGGCCGCACACCCTCAATTGGCTTCCTGACAGCCCGGAAACCCGCCATCTGGCCGAATTCGGCGTTGTCTTCCTCATGTTCAGCATCGGCCTGGAATTCAGCCTGCCCAAACTCAAAGCCATCCGCACCACGGTATTCGGTTTCGGCGGCGCGCAGGTGTTGAGTTTCATTTTACTGGTCATCCTTATCGCCACCAGCGTTGGCCTTCCCTGGACCGCGGGCCTGGCCCTGGGTGGCGCATTAGCCATGTCGTCCACCGCCATCGTCAGCAAGATGCTGGCCGAACGATTGGCATTACAGTCCGAACATGGCCGACAGATGATCGCCGTATTGCTGTTCCAGGATCTGGCGGTCGTTCCCTTGCTGATTCTCACGCCGACACTGGCATCCGGCGGGGCGCAGCTCTGGGAATCGCTGATGATCGCGGGCGCCAAGGCGATACTGGTATTGATATTGTTATTGTTCGTCGGTCAGAAATTAATGCGCCCGTGGTTCAGCTGGGTTGCCGGCCACAAATCATCCGAGCTGTTCATGCTCAATGTGCTGCTCATCACGCTAGGACTGGCCTATCTTACCGATCAAGCCGGCCTGTCGCTGGCACTGGGCGCATTTCTGGCCGGCATGCTGATTTCCGAAACCGAATTTCGCTATCAGGTGGAAGACGACATCAAACCATTCCGCGACGTATTGCTGGGCCTGTTTTTCATCACCATCGGCATGCTGCTGGACTTGCATGAAGTATGGCACCACTGGATCTGGGTCAGCATCACCCTCATCGCGCTCATACTCAGCAAAACCGCCATCGTCTGGAGTATCGGGCGTGCTTTCGGCAATGAATCACCCGTGGCTACCCGCACCGCATTGGGTCTGGCCCAGGCAGGGGAATTCGGTTTCGTGTTACTGGCCCAGGCAGGCGGATTAGGACTGATCGGCGGCACGCCGTTACAGATAGTGCTCGCCGCGATGGTACTGTCGATGATGCTCGCCCCTATCATCATTCAGAACACGGACGCTCTCACCCGCCGCCTGTGCGGTGCAGAATGGGCCGGGCGGGCCCGCGATCTGCATGACATCGCCATCAAAAGCATGGGCGCGGATGGCCACCTGATCGTATGCGGTTACGGCCGCAGCGGGCAAAGTCTGGCCAGGCTGCTGGAATCGGAAGATATCGCCTATATCGCACTCGATGCAGACCCGTCCCGCGTCAAGGCTGCCTCGGCCGCAGGCGAGACCGTCGTATTCGGCGACGCCTCGCGCCGCGAAGTACTGATGGCCGCAGGACTCAACCGGGCGCGCGGCATGGTCGTCACCTTTGCCGACCTCCATGCTGCGATGAAGATTCTGAGTCTGGTGCAGGAAATCCGCCCGGATCTGCCCGTCATCGTGCGCACGCTGGATGAAACCGATCTCGACACGCTCAAACAGGCCGGCGCTGCCGCCGTGGTGCCTGAGGTTCTCGAAGGCTCGCTGATGCTGGCTTCGCATGCGCTGTTACTGCTCGGCGTGCCGTTGAGCCGCGTGCTGAAAAAGCTGCGGAATGTACGTGAACAACGCTATGGCTTGCTGCGCGGCTTCTTCCGCGGCGCCACGGACGAAGATGCGCAATTGAACGAAACCGCACAACCGCGTCTGCTCTCAGTGCTCATCACCGAGCAGGCGGCAGCGGCAGGCAAGACCATTGAGCAAACCGGACTGGCAGAACTGGGCGTGGAAGTACTGGTGGTGCGTCGCCGCAATATCCGCGGCCTCGACCCTCAGCCCGATATGCAGATACTTGCCGGTGACGTACTGGTATTGCGCGGCATCCCGGAAAATCTGGCTACCGCGGAAATACAGCTGTTGCAGGGTTAA
- a CDS encoding HAD family hydrolase, whose amino-acid sequence MNQAHQRALPVKLAIFDVDGVMTDGSLFFCDDGKEYKAFNSLDGHGLKMLRQTGIESAIITGRNSQVVTHRAKNLGIHHVYQGVDNKLDAYRHLLDKLGLQMVQTAYMGDDVIDLPIMTRCGLAISVPAAPCEVQQYAHLVTQREGGHGAVREACEFIMKAQGHYAALLAEYLR is encoded by the coding sequence ATGAATCAGGCACATCAGCGCGCACTTCCGGTCAAACTTGCCATTTTCGATGTCGATGGCGTCATGACCGATGGCAGCCTATTCTTTTGCGACGACGGTAAGGAATACAAGGCGTTTAATTCGCTGGACGGGCATGGCCTGAAAATGCTCAGGCAGACAGGGATCGAGAGCGCAATTATTACCGGGCGCAATTCGCAAGTGGTGACCCACAGGGCGAAAAATCTGGGTATCCACCATGTTTATCAAGGGGTGGATAACAAGCTCGATGCGTACCGGCATTTGCTGGACAAACTGGGGTTGCAGATGGTGCAGACTGCCTACATGGGCGACGATGTGATCGATTTGCCGATCATGACGCGCTGCGGCTTGGCGATCAGCGTGCCCGCAGCGCCCTGTGAGGTGCAGCAATATGCGCATCTGGTCACACAGCGCGAGGGCGGGCACGGCGCTGTGCGTGAGGCCTGCGAATTCATCATGAAGGCGCAAGGGCATTATGCCGCCTTGCTGGCAGAATATCTGCGATGA
- the hpf gene encoding ribosome hibernation-promoting factor, HPF/YfiA family has protein sequence MNLTVTGHHLEITPAIREYVISKTDRMKRHFDHVIDVNVVLTVEKLKHIAEASVHLSGKDIFVQVEESDMYAAIDSLADKLDRQVMKHKEKNIASHQASGGIKHQAVVEQE, from the coding sequence ATGAATCTAACAGTTACCGGTCATCATCTGGAAATCACCCCTGCGATTCGCGAGTATGTGATATCAAAAACCGATCGCATGAAACGTCATTTTGACCATGTTATCGACGTCAATGTCGTGCTCACGGTAGAAAAGCTGAAGCATATCGCCGAAGCCAGCGTGCATCTCAGCGGCAAGGATATCTTTGTGCAGGTCGAAGAGTCCGACATGTATGCAGCGATCGATAGCCTGGCTGACAAGCTGGATCGCCAGGTCATGAAGCACAAGGAAAAAAACATCGCTTCGCATCAGGCCAGTGGCGGCATCAAACATCAAGCGGTGGTTGAGCAAGAATAA
- the lptC gene encoding LPS export ABC transporter periplasmic protein LptC — MNTRPLYWFPLTIIAVLAALTTWLQFAVQTSSPGLLSNGRHVADYMIENFVVSRTNLAGQVIYTLHADHAEHYLDDDTTHLTRPHLVAHDDQQGSADIRSSRAFVTAQGKQVNFIGHVVLVRDAHDQQGPLTLTTEYLEAIPDQRVMRTNRPVLVQGKSINMTAGGLELNNQTQILQLTHRVKARYEPI; from the coding sequence ATGAACACTCGGCCGCTGTATTGGTTTCCGCTGACCATTATTGCCGTGCTGGCCGCATTGACTACGTGGCTGCAATTTGCCGTGCAAACCTCGAGTCCGGGATTGCTGTCGAACGGACGGCATGTCGCCGATTATATGATCGAGAATTTCGTAGTGTCGCGGACCAATCTGGCGGGACAGGTGATCTACACGTTGCATGCAGATCATGCCGAGCATTATCTGGATGACGATACGACGCATTTAACCCGTCCGCATCTGGTCGCACATGACGATCAGCAGGGCAGCGCCGATATCCGTTCCAGCCGGGCATTCGTTACAGCACAGGGCAAGCAGGTGAATTTTATCGGTCATGTGGTGCTGGTGCGCGATGCGCACGATCAGCAGGGGCCGTTGACGCTGACTACCGAGTACCTCGAAGCGATACCCGATCAGCGCGTGATGCGCACCAATCGGCCGGTGCTGGTACAAGGTAAATCCATAAATATGACCGCAGGTGGGTTAGAATTAAACAATCAAACTCAAATCTTACAGCTTACTCATCGTGTCAAAGCGCGTTATGAACCTATTTAA
- a CDS encoding PTS sugar transporter subunit IIA gives MNQIVPLLPISHILLDIGMGSKKRLFEYVGQLFGSEVGVAPNVILDSLIAREKLGSTGLGQGIAIPHGRIKGLKSATGVLVRLEPAIDFDAPDHLPVKLVFMLFVPMQATDLHLQILGELAQLFSNKALRDALLTSTDSEGVLDLIRNWQP, from the coding sequence ATGAATCAGATAGTTCCGCTGCTCCCCATTTCGCATATTCTTCTCGATATCGGGATGGGGAGTAAAAAACGTCTCTTTGAATATGTTGGGCAATTATTTGGCAGTGAAGTGGGTGTCGCACCCAATGTTATTCTCGATAGTCTGATCGCCCGCGAAAAGCTTGGCTCTACCGGATTGGGGCAAGGTATCGCGATACCGCACGGGCGCATCAAAGGTTTGAAATCCGCAACAGGCGTGCTGGTTCGGCTTGAGCCGGCGATTGATTTCGATGCTCCCGATCACCTCCCGGTCAAACTTGTTTTCATGCTGTTCGTTCCCATGCAGGCGACTGACCTGCATTTGCAGATACTCGGCGAACTCGCGCAGCTGTTCAGCAACAAAGCCTTGCGCGATGCGCTGCTGACCAGCACCGACAGTGAAGGCGTGCTTGATCTGATCCGTAATTGGCAGCCATGA
- a CDS encoding SIS domain-containing protein → MSNLPTAEFDADAALSLAQRVLTIEAEAVMAMRDRLDGQFVEAMALILGCRGRVVVSGMGKSGHVGGKIAATLASTGTPAFFVHPGEASHGDLGMITHEDVCIALSNSGESAELTAIVPLIKRRGARLIAMTGNPQSTLAREADVHLDASVAQEACPLNLAPTASTTAALALGDALAIALLEARGFGSEDFARTHPGGSLGRRLLVHVRDIMHYGNELPAVPQTALLPAALLEMTSKGLGMTAVVDDAQHAVGIITDGDLRRILEKSIDVRLAKAHEVMSVNPRVISQGQLAVAAVEKMQSHNINGLLVVDEAGKLVGALNMLDLLRAGIV, encoded by the coding sequence ATGTCTAATTTACCTACTGCCGAGTTCGATGCGGATGCCGCCTTGAGTTTGGCGCAACGAGTGCTGACCATAGAAGCGGAAGCGGTAATGGCGATGCGCGATCGCCTGGATGGTCAATTTGTCGAGGCGATGGCATTGATCCTGGGCTGCCGCGGCCGCGTGGTCGTCAGCGGCATGGGTAAATCCGGACATGTGGGCGGCAAGATCGCTGCAACGCTGGCGAGTACGGGGACTCCGGCGTTTTTCGTGCATCCGGGCGAGGCCAGTCACGGTGATCTGGGCATGATAACGCACGAAGATGTGTGTATCGCCTTGTCCAATTCGGGCGAGAGCGCGGAGCTGACTGCGATCGTGCCGCTAATCAAGCGCCGCGGCGCGCGGCTGATCGCCATGACCGGCAACCCGCAGTCAACCCTCGCGCGCGAAGCGGATGTGCATCTGGATGCCAGCGTGGCACAGGAAGCCTGTCCACTTAATCTGGCGCCTACCGCGAGTACCACGGCAGCATTGGCGTTGGGCGATGCGCTGGCGATCGCGTTGCTGGAAGCGCGCGGTTTCGGTTCGGAGGATTTTGCTCGTACCCATCCCGGCGGCTCGCTGGGGCGGCGTTTGCTGGTGCATGTGCGCGACATCATGCATTACGGCAACGAACTGCCTGCCGTACCGCAAACCGCCTTGCTGCCCGCGGCATTGCTGGAAATGACGAGTAAGGGCTTGGGCATGACCGCCGTCGTCGACGATGCGCAGCATGCGGTGGGTATTATTACCGACGGCGATTTGCGCCGGATATTGGAAAAATCGATTGACGTACGTCTGGCCAAGGCGCACGAAGTCATGTCGGTCAATCCGCGTGTCATCAGTCAGGGCCAGCTGGCCGTTGCTGCCGTGGAGAAAATGCAGAGCCACAATATCAATGGCTTGCTGGTGGTTGACGAAGCGGGCAAGCTGGTGGGCGCGTTGAACATGCTCGATCTACTGCGGGCGGGGATCGTTTAA
- the lptB gene encoding LPS export ABC transporter ATP-binding protein, which translates to MSELKALHLKKSYKSRLVVKDVSISVNPGEVVGLLGPNGAGKTTCFYMIVGLVKLDGGEIQMDGHDLGMMPIHQRAALGLSYLPQEASIFRKLTVEQNIRAILELKKYSEAEIEQHLNDLLEDLHVEHLRDSAAMSLSGGERRRVEIARALAMNPRFVLLDEPFAGIDPIAVIDIQKLIRFLTERGIGILITDHNVRETLGICDRAYIINDGTVLAAGKPEEIIHNESVRKVYLGEHFRL; encoded by the coding sequence ATGAGCGAGCTCAAGGCGCTGCACCTGAAAAAAAGTTATAAATCGCGTCTGGTAGTCAAAGACGTGTCGATCAGCGTAAACCCGGGTGAAGTCGTCGGTCTGTTGGGGCCGAATGGCGCGGGCAAAACGACGTGTTTTTATATGATCGTGGGCCTGGTCAAGCTGGATGGAGGCGAAATTCAGATGGATGGCCACGATCTGGGCATGATGCCGATACATCAGCGCGCTGCATTGGGTTTGAGTTATTTGCCGCAGGAAGCCTCGATATTTCGTAAGCTCACGGTAGAGCAGAACATACGCGCGATTCTGGAGTTGAAAAAATATAGCGAAGCCGAGATCGAGCAGCATTTGAACGACTTGCTGGAGGATTTGCACGTCGAGCATTTGCGTGATTCGGCAGCAATGAGCTTGTCCGGCGGCGAACGCCGTCGTGTCGAAATTGCCCGTGCCCTGGCGATGAATCCGCGGTTCGTGTTGCTGGATGAGCCATTTGCCGGCATAGATCCTATTGCGGTAATCGATATCCAGAAGCTGATACGGTTCCTGACCGAGCGCGGCATCGGTATTCTGATAACCGACCATAATGTACGCGAAACCCTGGGTATTTGTGACCGGGCCTACATCATCAACGATGGTACGGTACTGGCTGCTGGTAAACCTGAGGAAATCATTCATAATGAAAGTGTCCGCAAGGTTTACCTGGGCGAACATTTCCGCCTCTAA
- a CDS encoding prepilin-type N-terminal cleavage/methylation domain-containing protein: MVSTKRQSGFTLIEIAIVLVIVGLLLGGILKGQELITQAKIRNVVNDFNGTSAAYYAYQDRYRAIPGDDINAATRWTKPQATSGDGNGVVSGNYYDIAGRSETAYFWQDLRLSGLIAGAGTDTAPPQNAATGITGVQNSGAMGLSGLVVCSSNLPAKIAQAVDSQFDDGVGTTGQVRAAVAGAGAQGTANAPAVDQNTAATDYVDNGTNLYVVCKNI; encoded by the coding sequence ATGGTCAGCACGAAGCGGCAAAGTGGTTTTACGTTGATAGAAATCGCCATTGTCCTGGTGATCGTCGGTTTGCTGTTGGGCGGGATACTCAAAGGGCAGGAGCTTATTACCCAGGCCAAGATCCGCAATGTGGTGAACGATTTTAACGGCACATCGGCAGCCTATTACGCCTATCAGGATCGATATCGGGCGATACCGGGGGATGATATCAATGCGGCGACACGCTGGACGAAACCTCAGGCGACTTCCGGCGACGGCAATGGCGTAGTCAGCGGTAATTATTATGATATCGCGGGAAGAAGTGAAACCGCCTATTTCTGGCAGGACTTACGCTTGAGCGGTCTTATTGCCGGGGCCGGAACGGATACTGCGCCCCCGCAAAATGCGGCGACGGGCATTACCGGTGTGCAAAACAGCGGTGCAATGGGTTTGTCGGGTCTGGTGGTGTGCTCATCAAATTTGCCGGCAAAAATCGCACAGGCCGTGGACAGCCAGTTTGATGACGGTGTCGGCACGACCGGGCAAGTCAGGGCTGCGGTTGCTGGCGCGGGTGCGCAAGGGACGGCGAACGCGCCGGCGGTAGATCAGAATACCGCCGCAACTGATTATGTAGATAACGGAACCAATCTGTACGTGGTCTGCAAGAACATTTAA
- the lptA gene encoding lipopolysaccharide transport periplasmic protein LptA, with product MNLFNKSIIIGACLFSLSAPFALAEQADRTKPVNLEADSVTVDDLHKVSIYVGNVILLQGTMTLKADRIEVHQDGEGFNKATAFGNPVYFRQKQDNSDEYIEGYASRLDMDTKQNTVLLTGNARLKKGADELRGNTMSYNTATEYFEVKNDPNVAKSPGVSPSRVHAVIRPKPKAGAQPPATPLPLQPAGSLNPDASK from the coding sequence ATGAACCTATTTAATAAATCCATTATCATCGGCGCTTGCCTGTTTTCGCTGTCGGCGCCGTTCGCATTGGCGGAACAGGCTGATCGTACCAAGCCGGTCAATCTCGAGGCGGACAGCGTTACCGTCGATGATCTGCACAAGGTCAGTATTTATGTGGGTAATGTCATCCTGCTGCAAGGGACGATGACGTTGAAGGCTGATCGCATAGAGGTGCATCAGGATGGCGAAGGATTCAACAAGGCCACGGCTTTCGGTAACCCCGTGTATTTCAGGCAAAAACAGGACAACTCGGATGAGTATATCGAAGGTTATGCGAGCCGGCTGGATATGGATACCAAGCAGAATACCGTGCTGTTGACCGGCAATGCGCGGCTGAAAAAAGGTGCGGATGAGCTGCGTGGCAATACCATGAGTTATAACACCGCAACCGAATATTTCGAGGTGAAAAACGATCCGAATGTCGCGAAATCGCCGGGAGTATCTCCCAGCCGCGTGCATGCGGTAATCCGACCCAAGCCGAAAGCAGGGGCACAGCCGCCGGCCACGCCGTTACCGTTGCAACCTGCAGGCAGTCTGAATCCGGACGCGAGTAAGTAG
- a CDS encoding HAMP domain-containing sensor histidine kinase, producing MLLTLHGAIAFGLDSYWSRGFLLLHYAAFLYWQPLFTSIRSINPRIVILPIAAGGMLILLDWWLIALWIAALIGLIGANAVDMRTRRQRWVYSLALTYLLAILAAWVMLQIFHTNQPPPILRYTVRFLLLLLPLAVLLIRPSPASLQSLSVVDLFYGLMLFLLVLVLVLGSFTVIAVMRMPYLQALMLTLFTLASILILLSWLWNPHAGFSGLGQLLSRYLLTVGLPFEQWIAQLAQFAENETDPQAFIQQSVDHLAALPWLAGVGWRTDKQHGLIGLSTSHQFSYSHHQLTLNWYTARPLSPALQIHARLLSELLGYFYEAKLREQELRNHAYTQCIHETGARLTHDVKNLLQSMNALVSAAQGSRPDQADALLALMQRQLPQMTQRLQNTLDKLQAPQRTDNRLIRATQWWQHLCERYAHATIKFHAPLIAYDCELPQELFDSVLDNLIANALRKQQQDPSIQITVYLACEAQITLSVCDTGAAVTDNVVLYLFEAPVDSAHGLGIGLYQAAKQAQQHGYSLKLANNAEGMVCFALNSISEAAAITANRPPRQA from the coding sequence ATGCTGCTGACACTTCACGGCGCTATTGCGTTCGGTCTGGACAGCTATTGGTCGCGCGGGTTTCTGTTGTTGCACTACGCTGCCTTTCTGTACTGGCAACCCCTGTTTACCAGCATCAGATCCATTAATCCCCGTATCGTCATTCTGCCGATCGCCGCCGGGGGCATGCTGATACTACTGGACTGGTGGCTGATCGCGCTGTGGATTGCCGCGCTTATCGGCCTGATCGGCGCCAATGCGGTCGATATGCGCACCCGTCGTCAACGCTGGGTATATTCGCTGGCGCTGACCTATTTGCTGGCAATCCTCGCGGCATGGGTGATGCTGCAGATTTTTCACACCAATCAGCCTCCACCCATCTTGCGGTATACGGTACGCTTCCTGTTGCTGCTCTTGCCGCTCGCAGTATTACTGATCCGCCCCAGTCCAGCCAGTCTGCAATCCTTGAGCGTGGTCGATCTGTTTTACGGCTTGATGCTGTTTTTACTGGTACTGGTACTGGTACTGGGAAGTTTTACCGTCATCGCAGTAATGCGCATGCCATATTTACAGGCGCTGATGCTGACGCTGTTTACCCTCGCCTCGATCCTGATATTGCTCAGCTGGCTATGGAATCCCCATGCCGGATTCAGTGGCTTGGGGCAATTATTATCCCGCTATCTGCTTACTGTCGGATTGCCTTTCGAACAGTGGATCGCCCAACTGGCGCAATTCGCCGAGAACGAAACAGACCCCCAAGCGTTTATTCAGCAATCGGTAGACCATCTGGCTGCACTGCCCTGGCTGGCGGGCGTCGGCTGGCGCACCGATAAACAGCATGGCCTGATCGGATTATCCACATCGCATCAATTCAGTTACAGCCATCATCAACTGACGCTGAACTGGTATACCGCACGCCCACTCTCGCCAGCCTTGCAAATCCATGCTCGCTTGCTATCCGAGCTGCTGGGTTACTTTTATGAAGCCAAGTTACGGGAACAGGAACTGCGCAATCACGCCTATACCCAATGCATCCATGAAACCGGCGCGCGCCTGACGCACGACGTCAAAAATCTGCTGCAATCAATGAATGCGCTGGTTTCGGCCGCTCAAGGCAGCCGACCCGATCAGGCCGATGCGCTGCTGGCACTGATGCAACGCCAATTGCCGCAGATGACGCAGCGCTTGCAGAACACGCTCGACAAACTGCAAGCTCCACAACGCACTGACAACCGCCTAATCCGGGCAACGCAATGGTGGCAACACCTATGCGAGCGCTATGCCCATGCCACTATCAAATTCCATGCACCGCTGATTGCCTACGATTGTGAATTGCCGCAGGAATTATTTGATAGCGTGCTGGACAATCTGATCGCGAATGCGCTACGCAAACAACAGCAGGATCCGTCCATACAGATCACCGTGTATCTTGCCTGCGAAGCGCAAATCACCCTCAGCGTCTGCGATACCGGTGCGGCCGTAACCGACAATGTCGTGCTGTATTTGTTCGAAGCCCCGGTGGATTCGGCTCACGGTCTGGGAATCGGCCTGTATCAGGCGGCAAAACAGGCCCAACAGCATGGCTACAGCTTGAAGCTGGCAAATAATGCGGAAGGCATGGTCTGCTTCGCCTTGAATTCGATCAGTGAAGCTGCTGCTATAACAGCAAACCGCCCGCCGCGACAAGCATAG